From one Holophagales bacterium genomic stretch:
- the folP gene encoding dihydropteroate synthase has translation MTFRPLPLRSGASLDFGSVGGVMAILNVTPDSFSDGGRHLSAAVAVDAGLRFADAGAAMLDVGGESTRPRGTSYGEGAGEVTPEEELARVLPVIEGIRAANPSIPISVDTRRVEVARRALDAGADVVNLVTGLDPPDGLLDLVVARDAAIVLNHMRGVPSTTFEVSRFGRDVVADVAGDLARARRRALVAGLRPDRVFVDPGLGFGKTPEQNFALLAGVALLAPEGAPVVVGASRKAFLGSLSGRPPAERLPESLAACAVAVRELGGRNPLLLRVHDVEETLRFLAVLGRGGAPGRATSGS, from the coding sequence ATGACCTTCAGACCTCTCCCGCTGCGCTCCGGTGCGTCGCTCGACTTCGGCTCCGTCGGGGGAGTGATGGCGATCCTCAACGTCACGCCCGACTCCTTCTCCGACGGCGGGCGCCACCTCTCCGCGGCGGTCGCCGTCGACGCGGGGCTGCGCTTCGCCGATGCCGGCGCCGCGATGCTGGACGTGGGAGGCGAGTCGACGCGCCCGCGGGGCACTTCCTACGGGGAGGGTGCGGGGGAGGTGACGCCCGAAGAGGAGCTCGCGCGGGTCCTCCCCGTCATCGAGGGAATCCGCGCCGCCAACCCCTCGATTCCGATCTCGGTCGACACCCGTCGGGTCGAGGTGGCGCGCCGCGCGCTCGACGCCGGGGCCGACGTCGTGAACCTCGTGACGGGGCTCGATCCGCCCGACGGGCTCCTCGACCTCGTCGTCGCGCGGGACGCCGCCATCGTCCTGAACCACATGCGGGGCGTCCCGTCGACGACCTTCGAGGTGTCGCGGTTCGGCCGCGACGTCGTCGCCGACGTCGCGGGGGACCTCGCGCGTGCCCGGCGCCGCGCTCTCGTCGCCGGCCTGCGTCCGGACCGCGTCTTCGTCGACCCCGGTCTCGGATTCGGAAAGACCCCCGAGCAGAACTTCGCCCTCCTCGCCGGCGTGGCGCTCCTCGCCCCGGAAGGCGCACCCGTCGTCGTCGGGGCTTCCCGGAAGGCCTTCCTCGGCTCCCTGTCGGGCAGGCCTCCCGCAGAGCGGCTCCCCGAGTCTCTCGCCGCGTGCGCCGTCGCCGTGCGGGAGCTGGGCGGCCGCAACCCGCTCCTCCTCCGGGTCCACGACGTCGAGGAGACGCTCCGCTTCCTCGCGGTTCTCGGGCGCGGCGGCGCCCCGGGCCGGGCTACTTCAGGATCTTGA
- a CDS encoding zinc-ribbon domain-containing protein, whose protein sequence is MVPLLAGPGSSGTAGPAFAYDPDFRPDLPAGAVRGDPRRQLFCCEVPRYFYVDVDRTCRDCGAPFVFSAREQKHWYETLGFRLDASAVRCLPCRRAYRRDKGIARALADASRALAEAPLHPPAVLAYARAAVAHAERFGHAPLDGAVAALRALRRHAPSVVEAIYLEGRCAEAAGRPRRAAARYERFLAVAPPRGNAAFARDTRARLARLVAARGSSGRTLSR, encoded by the coding sequence ATGGTCCCGCTCCTCGCGGGACCCGGCTCCTCCGGGACGGCGGGACCCGCTTTCGCGTACGACCCCGACTTCCGGCCCGACCTCCCCGCCGGGGCGGTCCGCGGCGACCCGCGGCGCCAGCTCTTCTGCTGCGAGGTCCCGCGCTACTTCTACGTCGACGTCGACCGGACCTGCCGCGACTGCGGCGCCCCGTTCGTCTTCTCGGCGCGCGAGCAGAAGCACTGGTACGAGACGCTCGGCTTCCGCCTCGACGCCAGCGCGGTGAGATGCCTCCCCTGCCGACGTGCCTACCGCCGCGACAAGGGAATCGCCCGCGCGCTCGCCGACGCCTCGCGAGCCCTCGCCGAGGCGCCTCTCCACCCGCCCGCCGTCCTCGCCTACGCCCGGGCCGCCGTCGCTCACGCCGAGCGCTTCGGCCACGCCCCCCTCGACGGCGCGGTCGCCGCGCTCAGGGCGCTGCGTCGCCACGCGCCGTCGGTCGTGGAGGCGATCTACCTCGAGGGGCGATGCGCCGAGGCCGCTGGTCGGCCGCGCCGCGCGGCGGCGAGGTACGAGAGGTTCCTCGCGGTGGCACCCCCACGCGGCAACGCCGCGTTCGCGCGAGACACCCGCGCCCGCCTCGCACGCCTCGTGGCGGCGCGAGGCTCCTCAGGGCGCACCCTCTCTCGCTAG
- a CDS encoding DUF2339 domain-containing protein: protein MEALLLLLAAVLVLAPVVSLVVALVTKSRLTKLEERASELERANARLEKRLVELNAGLQAPQPAPVPEATTAAAVPSPAPGSPPRAWQAPPRPPAPPVPPVLVPPVGALPPVAAPTEPRPSPSADDTDQLPIAAAPPPAPLAVPPITLPPPLPTVSALPVPRVGGAPNPHLSGPPRPTAQPRPAAPPRPPAPPAPPPKPPFDWESLVGVKLFSWIAGVMLVVAAISFLRYSIDHGWLTPPLRMAIGLLSGIALLVVCELKAARKYPVTANALDGAAIAVLFSTFFAAHALWKLIPAIPTFGLMVLVTAVAVLLSVRRDSIFIALLGLVGGFATPALLSTGEDRPFGLFGYLLLLNAGLAWVAHRKKWPVLTVLCAILTAIYQWGWVAKFLTEGKLGIAAGVFLVFPLVLYAGLALGKPESRGGEGKSPLFEGSAHLAGLLPLAFALFLAAVPAYGARFELLFGFLFLLAAGLFAVAVWRGPSTLHLAGGLATLVVFAVWAFRSYAPGAWPSILAFLALFAVFFLAAPFVAEKVGRPLEAVGLRAAYAAPLLLALAPVLVAEEPRAASPGLLFAVVFVLLALCAAYAIVREEGGVFFAGAFFALLAEAVWSAKHLTPERLLPGLALYGVFSLFYLGVPLLARRFGKSLSPGGLSVVLLFAALALLLFLAAGPVAASALWGLALLLAVLNVGLFAEGAAGRFPVATLAGVLLSWGVLAVWWMTVPLGSFLVPGLLVVLGFALVVVGGSAWVRSKTGAAEAGGPNGIHLGLVGHLFLLFVATQPALAVPPWPLLGILLVLDLALAAAAFATGVGALLAVALVLSQIVLLVLVGAAREAPWPTVTVISTLVVAGLGLLGRVLAPRSPKGGEALRAAVAQGAAAALLLGQGVALFAGTVPGRPGLALLVAAHILLAGALVVVATLEGWHGLPVVSVGVSFLAVFLWGDSGEAGLERAVSRLLFAGLLWLLFLALPPLAARRAPAARAPWVAAVLASAAFFLLGRTSFAEAGWDGFVAVLPVGIAAALALLLVALLRVEAPAARDLGRLALVAGAALAFVTIAIPLQLDKEWITIGWALEAAALAWLYTRIPHRGLLLASAGLSGVVFARLVLNEAVLSYHARSATPILNWYLYTYLVAAVALFVAARFLRGTSDELAGGGVRASSAQVTLATILLFALVNIEIADWFSAGPTLTFNLARGTSLAQDLAYTLAWAVFAVGLLAAGIAGKSRAARIAALALLVVTVLKAFLHDLGRLGGLYRVASFVGLAVSLALVAVALQKFVLAAREKE from the coding sequence ATGGAGGCCCTCCTTCTCCTGCTGGCGGCGGTGCTGGTCCTGGCGCCCGTCGTCTCCCTCGTCGTCGCCCTCGTCACGAAGAGCCGCCTGACGAAGCTCGAAGAGCGGGCGTCCGAGCTGGAGCGGGCGAACGCGCGTCTCGAGAAGCGCCTCGTCGAGCTGAACGCCGGGCTTCAGGCGCCGCAGCCCGCCCCGGTCCCCGAAGCGACGACGGCCGCCGCCGTTCCCTCTCCGGCGCCGGGTTCCCCTCCGCGAGCCTGGCAGGCGCCTCCCAGGCCACCGGCGCCTCCGGTCCCGCCCGTCCTGGTCCCGCCGGTCGGGGCGCTTCCCCCGGTCGCCGCTCCGACCGAGCCCCGCCCGTCGCCGTCGGCGGACGACACCGACCAGCTTCCGATCGCCGCCGCACCCCCGCCAGCGCCCCTTGCGGTTCCGCCGATCACGCTGCCGCCGCCGTTACCCACCGTCTCGGCGCTCCCTGTTCCTCGCGTCGGCGGCGCGCCGAATCCGCACCTCTCCGGTCCGCCTCGGCCGACAGCTCAGCCTCGGCCGGCCGCGCCGCCCCGCCCCCCCGCGCCGCCCGCCCCGCCGCCGAAGCCCCCTTTCGACTGGGAGAGCCTCGTCGGCGTCAAGCTCTTCTCCTGGATTGCCGGCGTCATGCTCGTCGTCGCGGCGATCTCGTTCCTGCGGTACTCGATCGATCACGGCTGGCTGACGCCGCCCCTCCGGATGGCCATCGGCCTCCTGTCCGGAATCGCGCTCCTCGTCGTCTGCGAGCTGAAGGCGGCACGAAAGTACCCGGTCACGGCGAACGCCCTCGACGGCGCGGCGATCGCGGTCCTCTTCTCGACGTTCTTCGCGGCACACGCCCTCTGGAAGCTGATCCCGGCGATCCCGACGTTCGGGCTGATGGTCCTCGTGACGGCGGTCGCGGTCCTCCTTTCCGTGAGGCGCGATTCGATCTTCATCGCGCTCCTCGGCCTCGTCGGCGGGTTCGCGACGCCCGCCCTCCTCTCGACGGGCGAGGACCGGCCCTTCGGCCTCTTCGGCTACCTCCTCCTCCTGAACGCCGGCCTCGCGTGGGTGGCGCACCGGAAGAAGTGGCCCGTTCTCACTGTCCTCTGCGCGATCCTCACCGCGATCTACCAGTGGGGCTGGGTGGCGAAGTTCCTCACCGAAGGGAAGCTCGGGATCGCAGCGGGAGTCTTCCTCGTCTTCCCGCTCGTTCTCTACGCCGGCCTCGCGCTCGGAAAGCCCGAGAGCAGGGGCGGTGAAGGGAAATCCCCGCTTTTCGAGGGCTCGGCCCATCTCGCGGGCCTCCTCCCGCTGGCGTTCGCCCTGTTTCTGGCGGCCGTGCCGGCGTATGGCGCTCGCTTCGAGCTCCTGTTCGGTTTCCTCTTTCTCCTCGCGGCGGGCCTCTTCGCCGTCGCCGTCTGGCGCGGCCCCTCGACGCTCCACCTCGCCGGCGGCCTCGCGACGCTCGTCGTTTTCGCGGTCTGGGCTTTCCGGAGCTACGCGCCGGGCGCGTGGCCCTCGATCCTCGCGTTCCTCGCCCTCTTCGCCGTCTTCTTCCTCGCCGCGCCGTTCGTGGCGGAGAAGGTGGGCCGGCCGCTCGAGGCCGTGGGCCTGCGGGCCGCGTACGCCGCGCCGCTCCTCCTCGCCCTGGCACCCGTCCTCGTCGCGGAGGAGCCGCGGGCGGCGTCGCCCGGACTCCTCTTCGCCGTCGTCTTCGTCCTCCTCGCCCTCTGCGCGGCGTACGCGATCGTCCGCGAGGAGGGGGGCGTCTTCTTCGCGGGGGCCTTCTTCGCGCTCCTCGCCGAGGCGGTCTGGTCGGCGAAGCACCTGACTCCGGAGCGGCTCCTCCCCGGCCTCGCGCTCTACGGCGTCTTCTCGCTCTTCTACCTCGGCGTCCCGCTCCTCGCGCGCCGCTTCGGGAAGTCGCTGAGTCCCGGGGGCCTCTCCGTCGTCCTCCTCTTCGCGGCGCTCGCCCTCCTTCTCTTCCTCGCGGCCGGCCCGGTCGCCGCCTCGGCGCTCTGGGGACTCGCGCTCCTTCTGGCGGTGCTGAACGTCGGGCTCTTCGCGGAAGGGGCCGCAGGGCGCTTCCCGGTGGCGACGCTCGCCGGCGTACTCCTCTCCTGGGGCGTCCTCGCGGTGTGGTGGATGACCGTTCCGCTCGGCTCGTTCCTCGTCCCCGGCCTTCTCGTCGTCCTCGGCTTCGCGCTCGTCGTCGTCGGCGGGAGCGCCTGGGTGCGGTCGAAGACCGGGGCGGCGGAGGCGGGCGGCCCGAACGGGATCCACCTCGGCCTCGTCGGGCACCTCTTCCTCCTCTTCGTCGCGACGCAGCCGGCGCTCGCGGTCCCGCCGTGGCCCCTCCTTGGAATCCTCCTCGTCCTGGATCTCGCGCTCGCGGCCGCCGCGTTCGCGACGGGGGTCGGCGCGCTCCTCGCCGTCGCGCTCGTCCTCTCCCAGATCGTTCTCCTGGTCCTCGTCGGCGCGGCCAGGGAGGCCCCGTGGCCGACGGTGACCGTCATTTCGACGCTCGTCGTCGCCGGTCTCGGCCTCCTGGGACGGGTCCTCGCCCCTCGGTCACCGAAGGGGGGCGAGGCGCTCCGTGCGGCCGTCGCGCAGGGCGCCGCCGCGGCGCTCCTGCTCGGGCAGGGCGTGGCGCTCTTCGCCGGCACCGTCCCCGGACGGCCCGGCCTCGCGCTCCTCGTCGCGGCCCACATCCTCCTCGCCGGGGCGCTCGTCGTCGTCGCGACGCTCGAGGGGTGGCACGGCCTCCCGGTCGTCTCCGTCGGCGTCTCGTTTCTCGCCGTCTTCCTCTGGGGCGACTCGGGTGAGGCGGGCCTGGAGCGGGCCGTTTCCCGTCTTCTCTTTGCGGGCCTGCTCTGGCTCCTCTTCCTCGCGCTCCCGCCGCTGGCCGCCCGGCGCGCGCCCGCCGCGCGCGCCCCGTGGGTCGCGGCGGTCCTCGCGAGCGCCGCCTTCTTCCTTCTCGGCAGGACGAGCTTCGCCGAGGCGGGGTGGGACGGCTTCGTCGCGGTCCTGCCGGTCGGCATCGCCGCGGCACTGGCGCTTCTCCTCGTGGCGCTCCTTCGCGTCGAGGCGCCCGCGGCGCGCGACCTCGGGCGCCTCGCCCTCGTGGCGGGAGCGGCGCTCGCGTTCGTGACGATCGCCATCCCGCTCCAGCTCGACAAGGAGTGGATCACGATCGGCTGGGCCCTCGAGGCAGCGGCGCTGGCATGGCTCTACACGCGCATCCCCCACCGTGGCCTCCTCCTCGCCTCGGCCGGCCTTTCGGGAGTCGTCTTCGCGCGCCTCGTCCTGAACGAAGCGGTCCTTTCGTACCACGCCCGGAGCGCGACGCCGATCCTGAACTGGTACCTCTACACCTACCTCGTCGCGGCGGTGGCGCTTTTCGTCGCCGCGCGCTTCCTCCGGGGAACGTCCGACGAGCTCGCCGGAGGCGGGGTCCGCGCGTCGTCGGCCCAGGTGACGCTCGCGACGATCCTCCTCTTCGCACTCGTCAACATCGAGATTGCCGACTGGTTCTCGGCGGGCCCGACCCTCACCTTCAACCTCGCCCGGGGGACCTCGCTCGCGCAGGACCTCGCGTACACGCTCGCCTGGGCCGTCTTCGCCGTCGGCCTCCTCGCCGCCGGCATCGCCGGAAAGAGCCGCGCCGCGAGGATCGCGGCGCTGGCGCTCCTCGTCGTGACGGTGCTGAAGGCGTTCCTGCACGACCTCGGGCGCCTCGGCGGGCTCTACCGCGTCGCCTCCTTCGTGGGCCTCGCGGTCTCCCTCGCCCTCGTCGCCGTCGCGCTGCAGAAATTCGTCCTCGCTGCCAGGGAGAAGGAATGA
- the ftsH gene encoding ATP-dependent zinc metalloprotease FtsH — protein MVILVVILLLFKAVDYGRTTPPLSFTEFMEMVTKGEIDRVVIRGGEIRGFKKGTAEGREPGYRTYAPPYDDLVPELRKANVAITAEEPREGGIFMMLLQWAPILFLIGLWIFIMRQMQTGGNRAMAFGKSKAKLLTPNQKKVTFKDVAGCDESKYELSEIIDFLKEPAKFQKLGGKIPKGVLMMGPPGTGKTLLARAVAGEANVPFFSISGSDFVEMFVGVGASRVRDLFEQGKKNAPCIIFIDEIDAVGRHRGAGLGGGHDEREQTLNALLVEMDGFEGNDGVILIAATNRPDVLDPALLRPGRFDRRVVVDRPDVKGREGILKVHVKNIPMSDDVDLSVVARGTPGFAGADLANLVNEAALTAARADKKKVEMDDFNYAKDKVLMGAERKSMVMSDLEKRNTAYHEGGHALIAAFEEHADPLHKVTIIPRGRALGLTQQLPLEDKHSYSKEYVEARLAVMMGGRLAEEVCLDQITTGASNDFEQATTMARRMVCEWGMSDLGPMTFGHEEGEVFLGKDFARRPDYSEDTARKIDAEVNRIVTTAYQRGKVLVQENRPALDAIAAELLEKESLDGDEVYTLIERITGKEVPHATKARPTPPTAGDPTATSFGNKKDEGSAAAPSGLVPAPV, from the coding sequence ATGGTGATCCTGGTCGTCATCCTTCTCCTGTTCAAGGCGGTGGACTACGGGCGGACCACGCCGCCCCTCAGCTTCACCGAATTCATGGAGATGGTGACGAAGGGGGAGATCGACCGCGTCGTCATCCGGGGCGGCGAGATCCGCGGCTTCAAGAAAGGCACCGCCGAGGGGCGGGAGCCCGGTTACCGGACCTACGCGCCGCCGTACGACGACCTCGTTCCGGAGCTGCGCAAGGCGAACGTCGCGATCACCGCCGAGGAGCCGCGCGAAGGGGGCATCTTCATGATGCTCCTGCAGTGGGCCCCGATCCTGTTCCTGATCGGCCTGTGGATCTTCATCATGAGGCAGATGCAGACGGGCGGGAACCGCGCGATGGCCTTCGGGAAATCCAAGGCCAAGCTCCTGACGCCGAACCAGAAGAAGGTCACGTTCAAGGACGTCGCCGGCTGCGACGAATCCAAGTACGAGCTCTCCGAGATCATCGACTTCCTCAAGGAGCCGGCGAAGTTCCAGAAACTCGGCGGGAAGATCCCCAAGGGCGTCCTGATGATGGGCCCCCCGGGAACGGGCAAGACGCTCCTGGCGCGCGCGGTCGCCGGTGAGGCGAACGTCCCGTTCTTCTCGATCTCCGGCTCCGACTTCGTCGAGATGTTCGTCGGCGTCGGCGCGAGCCGCGTGCGGGACCTCTTCGAGCAGGGCAAGAAGAACGCCCCCTGCATCATCTTCATCGACGAGATCGACGCCGTCGGCCGCCACCGCGGCGCCGGCCTCGGCGGCGGGCACGACGAGCGCGAGCAGACGTTGAACGCCCTTCTCGTGGAGATGGACGGCTTCGAGGGCAACGACGGCGTCATCCTCATCGCCGCCACGAACCGTCCCGACGTCCTCGACCCGGCCCTCCTGCGTCCCGGCCGCTTCGACCGCCGCGTCGTCGTCGACCGCCCCGACGTCAAGGGGCGCGAGGGGATCCTCAAGGTCCACGTCAAGAACATCCCGATGTCCGACGACGTCGACCTCTCCGTCGTCGCCCGCGGCACGCCCGGCTTTGCCGGAGCGGACCTCGCGAACCTCGTGAACGAGGCGGCGCTGACGGCGGCCCGCGCCGACAAGAAGAAAGTCGAGATGGACGACTTCAACTACGCCAAGGACAAGGTCCTCATGGGGGCGGAACGGAAGTCGATGGTCATGTCCGACCTGGAGAAGCGCAACACGGCTTACCACGAAGGCGGCCACGCGCTCATCGCCGCCTTCGAGGAGCACGCCGACCCGCTCCACAAGGTGACGATCATCCCGCGCGGCCGGGCTCTCGGCCTCACGCAGCAGCTCCCCCTCGAGGACAAGCACTCGTATTCGAAGGAGTACGTCGAGGCTCGCCTCGCCGTCATGATGGGCGGCCGCCTCGCCGAGGAGGTCTGCCTCGACCAGATCACGACCGGCGCCTCGAACGACTTCGAGCAAGCGACGACGATGGCCCGGCGGATGGTCTGCGAGTGGGGGATGAGCGACCTCGGCCCGATGACGTTCGGTCACGAGGAAGGCGAAGTCTTCCTCGGCAAGGATTTCGCCCGCAGGCCCGACTACTCCGAGGACACCGCGCGAAAGATCGACGCCGAGGTGAACCGGATCGTCACGACGGCCTACCAGCGGGGCAAGGTGCTCGTCCAGGAGAACCGCCCGGCCCTCGACGCGATCGCGGCCGAGCTCCTCGAGAAGGAGTCCCTCGACGGCGACGAGGTCTACACCCTGATCGAACGGATCACGGGCAAAGAGGTGCCGCACGCGACGAAGGCGCGGCCGACGCCGCCGACCGCGGGCGATCCGACGGCCACTTCCTTCGGCAACAAGAAGGACGAGGGCTCCGCGGCGGCTCCTTCCGGCCTCGTTCCGGCACCCGTCTGA
- a CDS encoding DUF3999 family protein → MRRLVPLTFLAVALSAAAEEGVRPAQASFRYSRAVTPAATGANRLGVDGALLSGSEARRGPGLLHDLRLFGQDGREVPYLLVAPAPSEPEWVRASLLPIPETKNASGFEADLGALRRIDRIRLSGLSAPYLKRLRLEGSGDRARWTVLVAEGTLFDLPEEGLARTEAGFPEGDHRFLRLVWNDARSGRVPLPPRVEARLAGTGGAPEPLREAIPFERRASEPGKTRFRLKPGAAGLPITAIEVGVDSGDVLRDARVLESRLTGGRLVPFELGAATLRRAQRADAAAAEMSVRLAVLPAEAELELVIDDAGNPPLEVTSLTAVFEGLPWIYFESPDGAPLTARFGATRLPAPRYDLEASRPTIARREGPSPANARWGDRQPVTVAATPVLAGPGIPSGAALDLAGFRVSRPIPNGPAGLTALRLDAAVLAVSPTLSDVRIATADGRQVPYLLETLDEPLVLKLPAPQRAEDPRPRSGPGEAGRLSFHRVELPFERLPAARLELESTARVFSRRVGVLRERLGGRPETAGTFAEVSSGAWENADPDRKAPALLLELSAGEGRELFVSIDDGDNAPVPLVRASLLLPAHRIRFVREEGVALTLVHGQAGLAPPRYDLELLASRLLGAPAFEAALAPPAPEAVEREKEAGPKLFWAALVGAVVALLLLVARLLRRGPEAGVEEEKPRGG, encoded by the coding sequence ATGCGCCGTCTCGTTCCCCTCACGTTCCTCGCCGTCGCCCTTTCCGCGGCGGCAGAAGAGGGTGTGCGCCCCGCCCAGGCCTCCTTCCGGTACTCGAGGGCGGTGACGCCCGCGGCAACCGGGGCGAATCGCCTCGGCGTCGACGGGGCGCTCCTCTCGGGTTCCGAGGCGCGCCGGGGGCCCGGTCTCCTCCACGACCTGCGCCTCTTCGGACAGGACGGGCGAGAGGTGCCGTACCTCCTGGTGGCGCCGGCCCCCAGCGAGCCGGAGTGGGTGCGCGCGTCGCTGCTCCCGATCCCGGAGACGAAGAACGCGAGCGGGTTCGAAGCCGACCTCGGCGCGCTCCGACGGATCGACCGCATTCGCCTCTCGGGTCTCTCCGCGCCATACCTCAAGCGCCTCCGTCTCGAGGGAAGCGGGGACCGGGCGCGCTGGACGGTCCTCGTGGCCGAAGGCACTCTCTTCGACCTTCCCGAGGAAGGGCTGGCCCGGACCGAAGCCGGTTTCCCGGAGGGCGATCACCGTTTCCTGCGCCTCGTCTGGAACGACGCCCGGAGCGGGCGCGTGCCCCTTCCGCCACGCGTCGAGGCGCGCCTCGCCGGGACCGGCGGTGCGCCGGAACCGCTCAGGGAGGCGATCCCGTTCGAGCGCCGGGCGAGCGAGCCCGGGAAGACCCGCTTCCGTCTCAAGCCGGGCGCCGCGGGCCTGCCCATCACGGCGATCGAGGTCGGCGTGGACTCGGGCGATGTCCTCAGGGACGCTCGCGTCCTCGAATCGCGCCTCACCGGCGGCCGGCTCGTCCCCTTCGAGCTGGGAGCGGCGACGCTTCGCCGGGCCCAGCGGGCCGACGCGGCCGCCGCAGAGATGTCGGTCCGGCTCGCCGTGCTGCCGGCCGAGGCCGAGCTGGAGCTCGTCATCGACGACGCGGGGAATCCGCCCCTCGAAGTCACCTCGCTCACTGCCGTCTTCGAGGGGCTTCCCTGGATCTACTTCGAAAGCCCCGACGGAGCGCCGCTGACGGCGCGGTTCGGGGCGACCCGGCTGCCCGCCCCCCGATACGATCTCGAGGCCTCGCGCCCGACCATCGCGCGGCGCGAAGGCCCCTCCCCGGCGAACGCGCGCTGGGGCGACCGTCAGCCCGTGACGGTCGCCGCGACCCCGGTCCTGGCGGGGCCTGGCATCCCTTCGGGGGCGGCACTCGATCTCGCCGGTTTCCGCGTCTCGCGGCCGATCCCGAACGGCCCTGCCGGCCTGACGGCCCTTCGCCTCGACGCCGCCGTCCTGGCCGTGAGTCCCACGCTGTCCGACGTGAGGATCGCGACGGCCGACGGCCGGCAGGTGCCGTACCTGCTGGAGACCCTGGACGAGCCGCTCGTGCTGAAGCTCCCGGCTCCGCAGAGGGCTGAAGACCCCCGCCCGCGCAGTGGTCCCGGGGAGGCGGGCCGCCTCTCGTTCCACCGGGTCGAGCTGCCGTTCGAGAGGCTTCCGGCGGCGCGCCTCGAGCTGGAGTCGACGGCGCGGGTCTTCAGCCGGCGCGTCGGAGTCCTGAGGGAGCGGCTCGGAGGGCGTCCCGAGACCGCCGGAACCTTCGCCGAGGTCTCCTCGGGAGCGTGGGAGAACGCCGATCCCGACCGGAAGGCGCCCGCGCTCCTCCTCGAGCTTTCCGCGGGCGAGGGGCGCGAGCTCTTCGTCTCGATCGATGACGGCGACAACGCACCCGTTCCCCTCGTCCGTGCGTCGCTCCTCCTGCCGGCCCATCGCATCCGGTTCGTGAGGGAGGAGGGAGTCGCCCTGACGCTCGTCCACGGTCAGGCGGGACTCGCCCCTCCGCGTTACGACCTCGAGCTCCTCGCATCCCGTCTCCTGGGAGCCCCCGCGTTCGAGGCGGCGCTCGCGCCGCCGGCCCCGGAGGCCGTGGAACGGGAGAAGGAAGCGGGACCGAAGCTCTTCTGGGCGGCGCTGGTGGGCGCCGTCGTGGCGCTCCTCCTCCTCGTGGCGAGGCTCCTCCGGCGTGGCCCGGAGGCAGGGGTCGAAGAAGAGAAGCCGCGGGGAGGGTAG
- the tilS gene encoding tRNA lysidine(34) synthetase TilS, translating into MRTPVDSRPPDAPPLRDAFARHLAASGLLDGASTLVAACSGGADSTALLVLLAREARLRDVPLVAFHVDHQLRGAEGHRDARAAADLTAQLGLPFVFRSFPVRDLRVAGESLESAARRLRYESLLALGRDLGPGTLLATGHTLEDQAETVLLHLERRVGRSRGGVRARRSDGVVRPLLPFRREALRDHLRAEGVPWREDASNADERFARNRIRHRVLPALEARWPGATLRLARAAEFLTRRLEGIDARLDAALASRATPLAGPWPRALLAGLDRESAGRLLVRAAGGDGRRPGRAQVDRVLDRLAAGEVSFREAFAGRRIAVDRLTVRLTPPARLVP; encoded by the coding sequence GTGCGGACCCCCGTCGATTCCCGCCCGCCCGACGCGCCCCCCCTGCGAGACGCGTTTGCCCGCCACCTCGCCGCCTCTGGCCTTCTCGACGGAGCCTCGACCCTCGTCGCCGCCTGCTCGGGCGGGGCCGATTCCACCGCCCTCCTCGTTCTGCTCGCCCGGGAAGCGCGACTCCGGGACGTCCCTCTCGTCGCGTTCCACGTCGACCACCAGCTGCGGGGGGCAGAGGGCCACCGGGACGCCCGGGCCGCCGCCGATCTCACTGCGCAGCTGGGTCTTCCCTTCGTCTTTCGCAGCTTCCCGGTGCGCGACCTGCGCGTCGCGGGCGAGAGCCTGGAGTCCGCGGCGAGAAGGCTCCGGTACGAGTCGCTCCTGGCGCTTGGGCGCGACCTCGGTCCCGGCACCCTCCTGGCCACCGGACACACCCTGGAGGACCAGGCCGAGACGGTGCTCCTCCACCTCGAGCGCAGGGTCGGCCGGTCCCGCGGAGGAGTCCGGGCGCGGAGGTCCGACGGGGTCGTCCGACCGCTCCTCCCCTTCCGCCGCGAAGCGCTCCGGGACCACCTCCGGGCCGAAGGGGTCCCGTGGCGGGAGGACGCCTCCAATGCCGACGAGAGGTTCGCCCGGAACCGGATCCGGCACCGGGTCCTTCCCGCTCTCGAGGCGCGGTGGCCCGGCGCCACCCTCCGCCTCGCTCGCGCCGCGGAATTCCTGACGAGGCGCCTGGAGGGAATTGACGCCCGCCTCGACGCGGCCCTCGCCTCCCGGGCCACCCCCCTCGCCGGTCCATGGCCCCGGGCGCTCCTGGCCGGCCTCGATCGGGAGTCGGCCGGCCGGCTCCTCGTCCGGGCCGCCGGGGGGGACGGGCGCCGCCCGGGGCGGGCGCAGGTGGACCGGGTCCTCGATCGCCTCGCCGCAGGGGAAGTGTCCTTTCGCGAGGCGTTCGCGGGCCGCCGGATCGCCGTCGATCGCCTGACGGTCCGGCTGACGCCCCCTGCTAGACTGGTTCCATGA